Sequence from the Rhodococcus jostii RHA1 genome:
GAGGACGGCGGGCACCCGATTCGACGCCGACGCCGAGTCGGGTTTGTACACGTCGCCGATCACGTCGCACGGCTCGTCCCGGTTCGGTCCGACGAGAACCTGGAAATGGAGCGTGGTCTTCGTGAACCCGACCGGATCCGCTGCCACCGGGGCCGACGCCACGATCGGTGTCAGTACCGCGGCCGCTGCCGTCACCACCACCAGAGTTGATCTACGCGCCCTGTGTTTCACAGCCCACCCGCCGTCCGTCACTCCGCCCCGAGCACCTCCGACGAGCGTAAACGCTCTGGACGCACGACCAACTCAGGCTGCCGGTGTGTCGCGGCACCGGTGTGCGGCGCGGCTCGCAGACTCGCGCAGGTCGTCTGCCGCACAGCTGCGCCCCTCGTGCGGTTTATATTTGAGCTGTGGTAATGACCAAGCGCGCCGAAACGTCCCTGTTGACCGACCAGGTCTACGAGACGATGCACGAGGCGATCATGAACGGCGATCTGCCTGCCGGCTCCCGCCTGCGCATTCGCGACATCGCCGCGCAGGTCGGGACGAGCGTGATGCCGGTGCGCGAGGCGATCCGGCGGCTCGAGGAAGCCGGTCTGGCCGAGCGCGTCCCCCACAAGGGCGCGGTCGTGAAAGGCCTGACCCTGGCCGAACTGGTCCACGTCTACGACGTGCGACGGTTGCTCGAGGTGGAAGCCGCACGATTGGGCGCCCAGCAGATCAGCCCCGCGGACGTGGAGCGGATGCACACCGAGTACGAGCTCATGCAGGCCGCTATCGCCGAACGCCGGGTGGTGGCGCTGCTCGATCACGACGAGGCGCTGTTGACGATTCTCTACGAAGCATCAGCGAACCCCGTGCTGGTCGATTCCATCCGCACCCTGTGGCAACACTGCCGTGCCTACAAGATCGTCGGTGCGCAGGGCACCCTCGACACGCCCGGAGACGACTCGTTGTGGAGGTACCAGGAACGTCTCGTCGAGGCCGCCCGCAAGGGCGACGCCGACGCTGCGGCCGCCGTCAACAATGAGTCGTTGATCAACGCGACGTCGCGGATCAGGGTGCAACTCGCCGCCCAAGAGGATGCCGGTTAGCCGTAGCGACAACGGTTTTCGCGGACCCGCCGGG
This genomic interval carries:
- a CDS encoding GntR family transcriptional regulator, translated to MTKRAETSLLTDQVYETMHEAIMNGDLPAGSRLRIRDIAAQVGTSVMPVREAIRRLEEAGLAERVPHKGAVVKGLTLAELVHVYDVRRLLEVEAARLGAQQISPADVERMHTEYELMQAAIAERRVVALLDHDEALLTILYEASANPVLVDSIRTLWQHCRAYKIVGAQGTLDTPGDDSLWRYQERLVEAARKGDADAAAAVNNESLINATSRIRVQLAAQEDAG